One window of the Synechococcus sp. CC9311 genome contains the following:
- a CDS encoding FAD-linked oxidase C-terminal domain-containing protein translates to MTKLPKLQLFGTSSVNYDWPALERELRGFLPSKSVVAKRQELLSYDCDGLTMDRHMPRLAVLPETAEQVAQILACCHRLGIPFVARGSGTGLSGGALVEQEALLVVTSRMRRILDIDLDNQTITVEPGVINSWVSRAVVGDGFYYAPDPSSQVVCSIGGNVAENSGGVHCLKYGVTSNHVLSLDVVLPNGTPTRLGTSLCDAAELDLRGVFIGSEGTLGIATAITLRLLRAPDAVGVLLADFPSMQAAGEAVRLITRAGVLPAGLEIMDQTCIQAVNEAFGEEEYPPEAGAVLLIELDGQEQEVKQAVTVTTALCREAGAGAIREAWSEEDRARLWKGRKSAISALGRQYPSYYLQDGVVPRTALPRVLEAIDQLSAEHGLVVANVFHAGDGNLHPLILYRSSEQGVNERVKALGGAIMNLCLEVGGSISGEHGVGSDKRCYLDQMFSAEDLISMQWVRLAFDPLGRANPGKIFPTPKSCGESLRRSVQLQAEGQSLPEEAIVY, encoded by the coding sequence ATGACAAAACTGCCTAAGTTGCAACTGTTCGGCACGTCATCAGTGAACTACGACTGGCCAGCGCTTGAGCGGGAATTGAGAGGGTTTCTTCCCTCCAAATCTGTGGTCGCGAAACGGCAAGAATTGTTGTCTTACGACTGTGATGGTCTCACCATGGATCGGCACATGCCGAGACTTGCGGTGTTGCCGGAAACGGCCGAACAGGTCGCCCAAATTTTGGCGTGTTGTCATCGCCTGGGCATTCCTTTTGTGGCTCGAGGGAGTGGCACGGGGCTTTCAGGTGGTGCGTTGGTTGAGCAAGAAGCGCTGTTGGTCGTGACCAGTCGGATGCGCCGAATTCTCGACATTGATCTCGACAATCAGACGATCACGGTGGAGCCCGGTGTGATCAATAGCTGGGTGAGTCGTGCGGTTGTTGGTGATGGCTTTTATTACGCCCCAGATCCTTCGAGTCAGGTGGTTTGCAGCATCGGTGGCAATGTCGCTGAAAATTCAGGTGGTGTGCATTGCTTGAAGTACGGCGTCACCAGCAACCATGTGCTCTCGTTGGATGTAGTGCTGCCAAATGGCACACCCACGCGCCTTGGTACCTCGTTGTGCGATGCGGCTGAGCTTGATCTTCGGGGTGTGTTTATTGGGAGTGAGGGCACGCTTGGAATTGCCACGGCGATCACCCTGCGCTTGTTGCGTGCTCCCGATGCTGTTGGAGTGTTGCTGGCAGATTTCCCGTCCATGCAGGCCGCTGGAGAGGCAGTGCGCTTGATCACTCGCGCGGGGGTGTTGCCGGCTGGTCTGGAAATCATGGATCAGACCTGCATTCAGGCGGTGAATGAAGCCTTTGGAGAAGAGGAATATCCGCCGGAGGCTGGAGCTGTTTTATTGATTGAGCTCGATGGGCAGGAACAGGAGGTCAAGCAAGCGGTCACGGTCACAACGGCCCTTTGTCGAGAGGCTGGGGCTGGCGCGATCCGTGAAGCCTGGAGTGAAGAGGATCGTGCCCGTCTCTGGAAAGGCCGTAAAAGTGCCATTTCAGCGCTCGGCAGGCAATATCCCAGTTATTACCTCCAAGACGGTGTGGTGCCACGTACGGCTCTGCCAAGGGTTCTCGAGGCCATCGATCAGCTCAGTGCCGAACACGGTCTAGTGGTGGCGAATGTGTTCCATGCCGGTGATGGAAACCTTCATCCTTTGATCTTGTATCGCTCGTCAGAGCAGGGTGTGAATGAACGGGTGAAAGCTCTCGGCGGCGCGATCATGAATCTTTGCCTGGAGGTCGGTGGGAGTATCAGCGGTGAACACGGAGTTGGCAGCGATAAACGCTGTTATCTCGACCAAATGTTCAGCGCTGAAGATCTGATCAGCATGCAATGGGTTCGGCTTGCTTTTGATCCGCTTGGCCGTGCCAACCCCGGAAAAATTTTTCCGACACCAAAGAGCTGCGGCGAGTCGTTGCGACGTTCCGTGCAATTGCAAGCAGAGGGACAATCGCTTCCAGAAGAAGCCATTGTGTATTGA
- the hemL gene encoding glutamate-1-semialdehyde 2,1-aminomutase: MTASNLNTSHSEAIFSAAKALMPGGVSSPVRAFKSVGGQPIVFDRVKGPYAWDVDGNKYVDYIGSWGPAICGHAHPEVISALQEAIEKGTSFGAPCALENTLAEMVIEAVPSVEMVRFVNSGTEACMSMLRLIRAFTGRDKIIKFEGCYHGHADMFLVKAGSGVATLGLPDSPGVPRSTTANTLTAPYNDLESVKQLFAENPDAIAGVILEPIVGNAGFIQPEPGFLEGLRELTKENGALLVFDEVMTGFRISYGGAQAHFGVTPDLTTMGKVIGGGLPVGAYGGRKEIMEMVAPAGPMYQAGTLSGNPLAMTAGIKTLELLKQPGSYEKLTATTERLIQGILDAGREAGLPITGGSVGAMFGFFLCEGPVRNFEEAKATDSVRFGLLHRAMLERGVYLAPSAFEAGFTSLAHSDENIDATIQAFRDSFAAIS; this comes from the coding sequence GTGACTGCTTCCAACCTGAACACCAGCCACTCCGAAGCCATTTTCAGTGCTGCCAAGGCTCTGATGCCCGGCGGCGTGAGCTCTCCGGTGCGCGCCTTCAAGTCGGTTGGCGGACAACCCATCGTGTTCGATCGGGTTAAAGGTCCTTATGCCTGGGATGTCGATGGCAATAAGTACGTGGACTACATCGGCAGCTGGGGGCCAGCCATCTGCGGTCATGCTCATCCAGAGGTCATCAGCGCTCTCCAAGAGGCGATCGAAAAAGGCACAAGCTTTGGTGCTCCCTGCGCTTTAGAGAACACCCTGGCCGAGATGGTGATTGAAGCCGTCCCAAGCGTTGAGATGGTGCGCTTTGTGAATAGCGGCACGGAAGCCTGCATGTCGATGCTGCGCCTGATTCGAGCTTTTACAGGGCGAGACAAAATCATCAAGTTCGAAGGCTGTTACCACGGCCATGCGGACATGTTCCTCGTCAAAGCTGGCTCAGGCGTGGCAACACTCGGTTTGCCTGATTCCCCCGGAGTGCCAAGGAGCACCACAGCCAACACGCTGACAGCTCCGTACAACGATCTGGAATCGGTCAAGCAGCTCTTCGCTGAGAATCCCGACGCCATTGCTGGCGTGATTCTCGAGCCGATTGTGGGCAATGCAGGTTTCATTCAACCTGAACCTGGGTTTTTGGAGGGCCTGCGAGAACTCACCAAAGAAAACGGAGCACTTCTCGTCTTCGATGAAGTGATGACTGGTTTCCGCATCAGCTACGGCGGCGCTCAAGCACACTTTGGAGTGACTCCCGATCTCACCACGATGGGAAAGGTGATTGGAGGAGGATTACCCGTTGGTGCCTATGGCGGTCGCAAGGAGATCATGGAAATGGTCGCCCCAGCGGGTCCTATGTATCAAGCAGGAACGTTGAGTGGCAATCCCTTGGCAATGACGGCTGGGATCAAAACACTTGAATTACTTAAGCAGCCAGGAAGTTACGAAAAGCTCACTGCCACAACAGAACGCTTAATTCAAGGAATCCTGGATGCAGGTAGAGAAGCAGGTCTTCCAATCACCGGTGGAAGTGTTGGAGCCATGTTTGGTTTCTTCCTTTGTGAAGGTCCAGTCCGAAACTTCGAAGAAGCGAAGGCAACCGATTCAGTACGGTTTGGACTACTGCACAGAGCAATGCTGGAACGAGGTGTATACCTTGCACCCTCAGCCTTTGAAGCTGGTTTCACGTCTCTTGCTCATTCAGATGAGAACATTGACGCGACCATCCAGGCCTTCCGAGACAGCTTCGCTGCAATCTCCTGA
- the larC gene encoding nickel pincer cofactor biosynthesis protein LarC has product MSALVIDCPTGLAGDMLLSALLDLGVPESAVHEPLHALGLAKAYSLKVEESQSGGLRGLRLTVSSEEPNPPHRLWSDLRRLISDAPLSASLKTKVLQVFQALADAEATVHGCAPDQVHFHEIGAIDSLVDVVGVCAGIENLSPSSIYCSAPPAGHGRVKTAHGVLPVPVPAVLELAKRHQLQLLTGEDLPAAELTTPTGLALMAVLADYFYRPSKMEVEALGIGLGHRSLDRPNLLRLIRIRDASRTETGWQELVVQEAWIDDATAEELASLAQNLRLAGALDVVQGAVLMKKQRPGTSVIALTTPDQAAALRQVWWRHSSTIGLREREQGRWVLPRRCGTSATPWGLIRAKQTRRPDGTFTLKWEQDELQRVSAQAGLTVMELRDRLSLEAQDFVPEEDWQC; this is encoded by the coding sequence ATGAGTGCACTGGTGATTGATTGTCCAACGGGTCTTGCCGGGGACATGTTGTTGTCGGCACTTCTGGATTTAGGAGTGCCGGAATCGGCTGTTCATGAGCCTCTGCATGCACTTGGTCTCGCCAAGGCCTACTCACTCAAAGTTGAGGAATCTCAGAGTGGTGGATTGCGTGGACTACGCCTCACGGTGAGCAGTGAAGAACCCAACCCCCCCCATCGTCTCTGGTCAGATCTCCGCCGGTTGATTTCGGATGCCCCGCTGTCTGCTTCTTTAAAGACCAAGGTTTTGCAAGTGTTTCAGGCTCTGGCTGATGCGGAAGCCACGGTGCACGGCTGTGCTCCTGATCAAGTTCACTTCCATGAAATTGGCGCGATCGACAGCTTGGTGGATGTCGTCGGAGTCTGCGCTGGTATCGAGAACCTTTCCCCAAGTTCTATTTATTGCTCAGCCCCCCCAGCTGGCCATGGTCGAGTGAAGACGGCCCACGGGGTGCTTCCTGTTCCAGTGCCGGCGGTACTCGAATTGGCAAAGCGTCACCAGCTGCAGCTCCTCACCGGAGAGGATCTTCCTGCTGCTGAGCTCACCACTCCCACGGGGCTGGCCTTGATGGCTGTGTTGGCAGATTATTTTTATCGCCCCTCAAAGATGGAGGTTGAAGCTCTCGGAATTGGCCTGGGCCATCGCTCTTTGGATCGTCCCAACCTGCTGCGTTTGATCCGTATTCGTGATGCGAGCAGAACAGAAACTGGTTGGCAGGAGCTCGTGGTGCAGGAGGCCTGGATTGACGATGCCACTGCCGAAGAGTTGGCAAGCCTGGCTCAGAACTTGCGTTTGGCTGGTGCATTGGATGTGGTTCAGGGAGCTGTGTTGATGAAAAAACAAAGGCCTGGCACCTCGGTGATCGCCCTGACAACGCCAGATCAGGCCGCTGCCTTGCGGCAGGTGTGGTGGAGACATAGTTCAACCATCGGCTTAAGGGAGCGGGAGCAGGGGCGCTGGGTGCTGCCCCGCCGTTGTGGGACTAGTGCAACCCCTTGGGGATTGATTCGTGCCAAGCAGACGCGTCGGCCTGATGGGACCTTCACTCTGAAGTGGGAGCAAGATGAGCTCCAGCGTGTGTCTGCTCAGGCTGGTCTCACCGTGATGGAGCTTCGTGATCGCCTCTCTCTTGAGGCCCAGGACTTTGTGCCCGAGGAGGACTGGCAGTGCTGA
- a CDS encoding DUF6737 family protein: protein MNQQPVAFWSLKPWWCQPWSILLTGFVLAIGSWLFLHQLWITLPITLVILAWWILFLVLVPAAYSRQEDA, encoded by the coding sequence ATGAATCAGCAGCCAGTTGCTTTTTGGTCTCTGAAACCGTGGTGGTGTCAGCCATGGAGCATCTTGCTCACAGGCTTTGTCCTAGCAATTGGTAGCTGGCTGTTCCTTCACCAACTTTGGATCACCCTTCCCATCACTCTCGTGATTTTGGCTTGGTGGATTTTGTTTTTGGTGCTTGTGCCTGCTGCTTACAGCAGGCAAGAGGACGCTTGA
- a CDS encoding GTP-binding protein, which yields MTETASNKRIESNGTPVTILTGFLGAGKTTLLNHILSNQDGLKTAVLVNEFGEIGIDNDLVVSTSADMVELSNGCICCTINGELLEAVERILKRPEPLEYLVVETTGLADPLPVAMTFLGSELRDQTRLDSIITLIDAENCNSRVIESEVGRSQIIYGDILLLNKTDLVSKDRVKELEESLRSIKKDARILHSVKGDVPLPLLMSVGLFESDRIANTAIHDHGDHNHAHHDHNHAHHDHSHAHHDHGDHLDIEGYTSLSFSSDGPFSLRKFQNFLDNQLPESVFRAKGILWFNESEKRHIFHLAGKRFSIDDSDWNGKRKNQLVLIGQEMDHSTLKEQLQECVATDSGKAST from the coding sequence ATGACAGAGACTGCTTCCAACAAGAGAATTGAGTCCAACGGCACACCTGTCACGATTCTCACTGGATTTCTAGGCGCCGGTAAGACCACTCTTCTCAACCACATCCTCAGCAATCAAGACGGTCTCAAAACTGCCGTTCTCGTGAACGAGTTTGGAGAGATTGGTATTGATAACGATCTCGTGGTGAGCACCAGTGCAGACATGGTGGAACTCAGCAATGGCTGTATTTGCTGCACGATTAACGGTGAATTATTGGAAGCCGTCGAGAGAATTCTGAAGCGCCCTGAACCCTTGGAATATTTGGTTGTGGAGACCACAGGCCTGGCCGATCCACTTCCTGTAGCCATGACATTTCTGGGCAGCGAGCTACGGGATCAGACCAGGCTGGATTCAATCATCACCTTGATCGATGCTGAAAATTGCAATTCTCGCGTTATTGAGAGTGAAGTAGGGCGCTCTCAAATTATTTACGGAGACATTCTTTTACTGAACAAAACAGATTTAGTATCAAAAGACCGTGTCAAAGAGCTGGAAGAAAGCCTGCGTAGCATCAAAAAAGATGCACGTATTCTTCATTCCGTAAAAGGAGATGTTCCCCTGCCCTTGTTGATGAGTGTTGGATTATTTGAAAGCGATCGTATAGCGAACACTGCCATTCACGACCATGGAGACCACAACCATGCTCACCACGACCACAACCATGCGCACCACGATCACAGCCATGCGCACCACGATCATGGTGACCATCTGGACATCGAGGGCTACACCTCCCTTTCATTCAGTAGCGACGGTCCCTTCTCCCTTCGCAAATTTCAAAACTTCCTCGACAATCAATTACCGGAGAGCGTGTTTCGCGCCAAAGGCATCCTTTGGTTCAACGAAAGCGAAAAGCGTCATATTTTCCACCTAGCTGGAAAACGCTTCTCTATCGATGACAGCGATTGGAATGGCAAACGCAAAAACCAGCTGGTGTTGATCGGTCAGGAGATGGACCACAGCACCCTGAAAGAGCAGCTTCAAGAGTGCGTCGCCACCGATTCCGGCAAAGCCTCCACCTAA
- a CDS encoding lipopolysaccharide assembly protein LapB, translating to MPGANGLQAVRNRWLMGLGLPLALLTGWLVAQSAHQNPKSEQSNQQQKARVKPLKRPTETKLPKAIEVEQRLEQRALSNPREWRWRLLLAQTKLQRGDRDGARRELITLQALWPNRPEVQDLQLLLDVGTKRQATALGQTSDRFKQTPKGQRLALGLRLADLQRLSGQDDAAIATYRLIAAESPKSMEPLLALALLHRDKGQSLQSQKVLLRVRNRLSISEENKQALDQLAVRWQLDSFRKGADKTAKPGATVLPSPTKARAETTPNP from the coding sequence TTGCCAGGCGCTAACGGACTACAGGCGGTTCGAAATCGATGGTTGATGGGGTTGGGACTTCCTTTGGCCCTGCTAACAGGCTGGCTTGTAGCCCAATCAGCTCATCAAAATCCAAAGTCCGAGCAGAGCAATCAACAACAAAAGGCACGCGTCAAGCCTCTCAAACGTCCAACCGAAACCAAGCTTCCTAAGGCCATTGAGGTAGAGCAAAGGCTGGAGCAACGCGCCCTCTCCAATCCTCGCGAGTGGCGTTGGCGCTTGCTCCTAGCCCAAACGAAGCTCCAACGAGGTGATCGTGATGGAGCCAGGCGTGAGCTCATCACCCTTCAAGCCCTATGGCCAAATCGCCCAGAAGTACAGGACCTCCAACTGTTGTTGGATGTGGGAACAAAGCGCCAGGCCACCGCTTTGGGTCAGACAAGCGATCGTTTCAAGCAAACCCCAAAAGGCCAAAGACTCGCGCTTGGATTGCGCCTTGCTGATCTGCAACGCCTCTCCGGGCAAGACGATGCAGCCATCGCCACCTACCGCCTGATTGCCGCGGAATCTCCTAAAAGCATGGAGCCTCTGCTCGCTCTCGCTCTTCTCCATCGAGATAAGGGCCAGAGTCTGCAATCTCAAAAGGTGCTGCTCAGGGTCCGCAACCGGCTGTCTATCAGTGAAGAGAACAAACAAGCCCTCGATCAGCTAGCGGTGCGCTGGCAACTTGATTCCTTCCGAAAGGGTGCAGATAAAACGGCAAAACCTGGCGCAACCGTTCTGCCCTCTCCGACTAAGGCGCGGGCTGAGACAACTCCAAATCCTTAA
- a CDS encoding iron ABC transporter permease: protein MTSKSLQGQWQQGRTLLAVLACLLAALALFPLGGLIGEGMRGILLGSASLGADGLIQIRGTTLLLLGTASLGATIGSANGWLLANCRFPGRRLLRIAQLLPLASPSYLLAATLVDLGSIHGIRIYGLGWGVLVMALSTYPYVFLLSTESFSICGRRQLEACRCLGVGPWESFRRIALPMALPAIGAGIALMGMEVVNELGAVQLLGIPSLSAGILQAWQLEGNPAGAVGLALVTLIIVTGLLIGERKLRRRSRRWSEGLTGGESPNWTLTGTRALAAQALGFIPPFLSLGTPLIWACLNLDQLQTGLQPELLLLTLRSLGLALAAAGLALAAALLLAITKRWTTAPWLHSLTFLAGLGYAIPGAVLALALLIIGGPWQLSPILLLLWGYSDRFLAVAKGGLDAGLERMSPSLDEAATGLGCRWPDVLRRIHIPLLRGPLAVGALLVFVDTVKELPLTFALRPFDFDTLSVRVFQYASDERLAAALWPALMILGLGLIAAAALVPGLDHTTETE, encoded by the coding sequence ATGACAAGCAAGAGCTTGCAAGGCCAATGGCAACAGGGTCGAACTCTATTGGCGGTTTTGGCTTGCCTCCTCGCCGCGCTCGCGCTCTTTCCATTGGGTGGATTAATCGGAGAGGGGATGAGAGGCATCCTTCTTGGTTCGGCCAGCCTGGGCGCCGATGGTCTGATCCAAATCCGAGGAACAACACTCCTGCTGCTTGGTACGGCAAGCCTCGGGGCCACTATTGGCTCCGCAAACGGCTGGCTGCTCGCCAATTGCCGCTTTCCAGGCCGGCGCCTGCTTCGGATTGCCCAGCTTCTACCCCTCGCCAGCCCTTCCTACCTTCTGGCAGCAACGCTCGTGGATCTGGGCAGCATCCATGGCATCCGAATTTATGGTCTGGGCTGGGGAGTGCTGGTCATGGCTTTAAGCACCTATCCCTACGTATTTCTTCTCAGCACTGAAAGCTTCAGCATCTGCGGTCGCCGTCAGCTTGAAGCCTGCCGTTGCCTCGGCGTAGGGCCATGGGAAAGCTTTCGACGCATCGCCCTGCCGATGGCTCTCCCTGCTATCGGTGCCGGAATCGCCTTGATGGGAATGGAGGTGGTCAACGAACTTGGCGCCGTCCAACTCCTGGGCATTCCAAGCCTCTCCGCTGGAATTCTCCAGGCCTGGCAACTGGAAGGGAACCCAGCTGGCGCGGTAGGACTTGCCTTAGTCACGCTGATCATCGTGACGGGACTGTTGATCGGCGAACGCAAATTGCGTCGTCGCAGTCGTCGATGGTCCGAAGGCCTAACGGGTGGAGAATCTCCGAACTGGACTCTCACAGGTACCAGAGCGTTGGCCGCGCAGGCCTTGGGGTTCATTCCACCGTTTCTAAGCCTTGGCACACCACTGATCTGGGCCTGCTTGAACCTTGATCAACTCCAAACCGGATTACAGCCGGAGCTGTTGCTGCTGACCTTGCGCAGTCTTGGCCTCGCCCTTGCAGCGGCAGGTTTGGCCTTAGCAGCTGCCTTGCTACTCGCCATCACAAAGCGCTGGACTACGGCCCCTTGGCTGCACAGCCTCACCTTTCTCGCCGGGCTCGGGTACGCCATTCCAGGAGCCGTTCTTGCTCTGGCCTTACTGATCATCGGCGGCCCCTGGCAACTCTCACCAATCCTGCTTTTGCTCTGGGGCTATAGCGATCGTTTCCTTGCCGTAGCCAAAGGGGGGCTGGATGCAGGTTTAGAACGCATGTCCCCCAGCCTTGATGAAGCAGCCACTGGCCTTGGCTGCCGTTGGCCGGATGTACTCCGTCGCATTCACATTCCTCTGCTGCGAGGCCCGCTCGCTGTTGGTGCACTCCTTGTTTTTGTTGACACCGTGAAGGAGTTACCTCTGACCTTCGCGCTTCGCCCCTTTGATTTCGACACTCTCTCGGTGCGCGTTTTTCAATATGCGAGCGACGAACGGCTTGCCGCAGCGCTCTGGCCTGCATTGATGATCCTTGGACTCGGACTCATTGCGGCAGCTGCGCTTGTACCAGGCCTCGACCACACAACTGAAACTGAATGA
- the xth gene encoding exodeoxyribonuclease III, with protein sequence MQIASWNVNSVRTRLDHVLNWLEHSEADLLALQETKVDDPQFPLEPFLQRGYQIHIHGQKAYNGVALISRTPLEDVRMGFSAELLDDAEAKELGAQKRVISALIDGVRVVNLYVPNGSSLSSDKYSYKLSWLSCLERYLRAIQTRDEPLCVMGDFNIGLEARDLPDPDRLTGGIMASDRERNALKAALGPDLQDAFRLFEPNSGHWSWWDYRSGAWDRGRGWRIDHIYLDETLRAVARSCSIDKQERGRIQPSDHAPVVVDLAWDFEDDEEMED encoded by the coding sequence GTGCAAATCGCCAGCTGGAATGTCAATTCAGTGCGAACCCGACTGGATCATGTTCTGAATTGGCTTGAGCACTCGGAAGCAGACCTGCTGGCATTGCAGGAAACCAAGGTGGACGATCCTCAATTTCCACTTGAGCCGTTTCTCCAGAGGGGATATCAAATTCATATTCACGGACAGAAGGCCTACAACGGGGTTGCACTGATCAGTCGCACACCACTGGAAGACGTGCGGATGGGTTTCAGCGCAGAACTTCTTGACGACGCAGAAGCCAAGGAACTTGGTGCTCAAAAACGCGTCATCAGCGCTCTCATCGATGGCGTACGGGTAGTGAATTTGTACGTCCCCAATGGATCGAGTCTCAGCTCGGATAAATACAGCTACAAGCTCAGCTGGCTGTCCTGCCTGGAGCGCTACTTGAGGGCCATCCAAACCAGAGATGAACCGCTTTGCGTGATGGGAGATTTCAACATTGGACTTGAAGCGAGAGACCTTCCTGATCCAGATCGTTTAACAGGGGGGATCATGGCCTCAGATCGCGAGCGGAACGCCTTGAAAGCGGCCTTAGGTCCTGATCTTCAGGACGCATTTCGTCTATTCGAACCGAACAGCGGCCATTGGAGCTGGTGGGATTACCGCAGTGGTGCTTGGGATCGAGGTCGTGGCTGGCGCATCGATCACATCTATCTCGATGAAACGCTTCGGGCAGTAGCTCGAAGCTGTTCGATCGACAAGCAAGAACGGGGACGCATCCAACCCAGCGACCACGCACCTGTGGTTGTTGACCTCGCCTGGGACTTCGAGGACGACGAAGAGATGGAGGACTGA
- a CDS encoding 4a-hydroxytetrahydrobiopterin dehydratase, which translates to MSKQAVLLDEAARQSLYSSCPAWTIASDGLVREWRFHSFVEAFGFMTQVALLAERANHHPEWSNVYNRVTIRLTTHDLGGLSSRDAELAQAIDSLSPTT; encoded by the coding sequence ATGTCAAAGCAAGCTGTTTTGCTCGATGAAGCGGCACGCCAGAGCCTCTACTCCTCTTGCCCTGCCTGGACCATTGCTTCTGATGGGTTGGTAAGAGAGTGGCGCTTTCACTCTTTTGTTGAAGCATTCGGCTTCATGACACAGGTTGCACTTCTCGCCGAACGCGCCAATCACCATCCCGAGTGGAGCAATGTTTATAACCGTGTAACCATTCGGCTCACGACCCATGATCTAGGTGGACTTTCCAGCCGTGATGCCGAATTAGCTCAAGCGATCGACTCCCTCTCACCAACAACTTAA
- a CDS encoding lysylphosphatidylglycerol synthase domain-containing protein has product MLKRLSLPGGLRLWITLLTLAFVGVALASHATGLRALTISRQGWWFLLLGLGLSWLSLVVNALAWKVLVVWLGHQPGRLALVPLYLRSNLLKYLPGGIWHFLDRFRALRPDLGGGKALVSVLMEPMVMAVAALLWVPFGGFQNGLALLCVLPSALLLPRWREPLLRRLETSKLRQLNRVDLGVGDKTSLEDEELGSGRASYPWWPLVAELLFVLCRFAGFWCCLQTFGLVAGQPVGLWLAAFALAWTAGLVVPAAPGGLGVFEAVLLFRMGMIVPEAPLLAVALSYRLLVTLADLIAAAAVKGDAWITAKVRA; this is encoded by the coding sequence GTGCTGAAACGGCTTTCTTTGCCGGGTGGTTTACGCCTTTGGATCACCCTCCTGACCCTCGCCTTTGTGGGAGTGGCCCTGGCAAGCCACGCCACGGGTTTGCGCGCCCTCACCATCAGCCGACAGGGATGGTGGTTTTTGTTGTTGGGGCTGGGTTTGAGTTGGCTCAGCTTGGTGGTCAACGCCTTGGCTTGGAAGGTCTTGGTGGTTTGGCTCGGGCATCAGCCGGGGCGTTTGGCTTTGGTGCCGCTTTACCTCCGAAGCAATTTGCTCAAATATCTGCCTGGTGGAATCTGGCATTTCCTCGATCGTTTTCGTGCTCTCCGGCCTGATCTTGGTGGGGGCAAGGCTTTGGTATCGGTGTTGATGGAGCCGATGGTGATGGCCGTTGCTGCCTTGCTTTGGGTTCCGTTTGGGGGGTTTCAAAACGGTTTGGCGTTGCTCTGTGTTCTTCCTTCCGCGCTGCTGTTGCCGCGTTGGCGGGAGCCTTTGTTGCGTCGTCTGGAGACCAGCAAGTTGCGCCAGCTCAATCGCGTGGACCTGGGGGTGGGGGATAAGACCTCTCTTGAGGACGAAGAATTAGGCAGCGGTAGAGCGTCTTATCCCTGGTGGCCCCTCGTTGCTGAACTGCTGTTTGTTCTCTGTCGATTTGCTGGGTTTTGGTGCTGCTTGCAAACGTTTGGACTCGTGGCTGGGCAGCCTGTAGGGCTTTGGCTTGCGGCTTTTGCTCTTGCCTGGACGGCTGGTTTGGTCGTTCCGGCGGCTCCAGGGGGTTTGGGTGTATTTGAGGCTGTTTTGTTATTTCGTATGGGCATGATTGTGCCGGAAGCCCCTTTGCTGGCGGTGGCACTGAGTTACCGATTGCTCGTTACCTTGGCGGATCTGATCGCTGCTGCTGCTGTGAAGGGCGATGCCTGGATAACGGCAAAGGTTCGCGCTTAA